One Phycisphaera mikurensis NBRC 102666 DNA window includes the following coding sequences:
- a CDS encoding class II aldolase/adducin family protein, protein MAAVPVELVENARRLGAAYDVADLGDVSMKDASVLRVKRSGARLAELTVDDFVGLDRSRLDTLLETGFPRDAEPRAAAFGTMLLNARMGGEATPIVDSLIHHLLPGRVVVHLHPESLAAITCCGSGQYLTRDWFKKHEVPVLWLERCEEGVVLAKALAKVLAKSKRPAVDAAVLVSNGGVYLQAEEPAGLGVALERLLATLAEKQVQQEVASPEEMPAADPQRLSAWGTAFSAATHGQPVATDASAGVLALLSRPSVRDASLRGPILPDQVVHCGSYPCHVEDDGGGDPEEALTAALAEHVEENDGLPRVLLVRPHGLVACGTTPAAASIAAEVFAATASVYVRSELMGVTRIVPAKERRALEESRWTAQRRAAAAD, encoded by the coding sequence ATGGCCGCCGTTCCCGTCGAACTCGTCGAAAACGCCCGCAGGCTGGGGGCGGCGTACGACGTCGCCGACCTGGGCGACGTCTCGATGAAGGACGCGAGCGTCCTGCGGGTCAAACGCAGCGGAGCTCGCCTCGCGGAGCTCACCGTCGACGACTTCGTCGGGCTGGACCGGTCCCGGCTGGACACGTTGCTGGAGACCGGCTTCCCGCGGGACGCCGAGCCCCGGGCCGCTGCCTTCGGCACGATGCTGCTCAACGCCCGCATGGGGGGCGAGGCGACGCCGATCGTCGACAGCTTGATCCACCACCTGCTGCCGGGGCGGGTGGTCGTGCACCTCCACCCCGAGAGCCTCGCCGCGATCACCTGCTGCGGCTCGGGGCAGTACCTCACCCGCGACTGGTTCAAGAAGCACGAGGTGCCGGTGCTCTGGCTGGAGCGCTGCGAGGAGGGCGTCGTGCTCGCCAAGGCGCTGGCGAAGGTGCTCGCCAAGAGCAAGCGGCCGGCGGTGGACGCCGCGGTCCTGGTCAGCAACGGCGGCGTGTACCTGCAGGCCGAGGAGCCCGCCGGCCTGGGGGTCGCCCTCGAGCGGCTGCTCGCGACGCTCGCGGAGAAGCAGGTGCAGCAGGAGGTGGCGTCGCCGGAGGAGATGCCGGCGGCGGACCCGCAGCGTCTTAGCGCCTGGGGCACTGCGTTCTCCGCCGCCACCCACGGCCAGCCGGTCGCCACGGACGCCTCCGCCGGCGTGCTCGCGCTGCTTTCGCGGCCGAGCGTGCGGGACGCCTCGCTCCGCGGACCGATCCTGCCGGACCAGGTGGTCCACTGCGGCAGCTACCCGTGCCACGTCGAGGACGACGGCGGTGGCGACCCGGAGGAGGCGTTGACCGCCGCGCTCGCCGAGCACGTGGAGGAGAACGACGGTCTCCCGCGGGTGCTGCTCGTCCGCCCGCACGGGCTGGTGGCGTGCGGGACGACGCCCGCCGCGGCTTCCATCGCGGCGGAGGTCTTCGCGGCCACCGCTTCGGTCTACGTCCGCAGCGAGCTCATGGGCGTCACGCGGATCGTTCCCGCGAAGGAACGGCGGGCGCTGGAGGAGAGCCGTTGGACCGCCCAGCGGCGTGCCGCCGCCGCCGATTGA
- the nth gene encoding endonuclease III: MADRGLRATAQPAKDRARARRLYAKLRAAYPDARCDLLHDSPFQLLVATILSAQCTDAAVNRATPALFARFPDPAAMAAAEPTDVEPFVKTCGFFRAKARNLVAAARVVEKEFGGRVPETMDGLLRVPGAARKTANVVLGNAFGKPAGVTVDTHVGRISVRLGLVEADPKNAIAIERDLAGLLPKKDWTHFSHVLIWHGRATCRAQKPRCGDCVVRRSCPRIGLVA, translated from the coding sequence GTGGCTGATCGCGGACTGCGAGCGACGGCCCAGCCGGCGAAGGACCGCGCCCGCGCTCGGCGGCTCTACGCGAAGCTCCGGGCGGCGTACCCCGACGCGCGGTGCGACCTGCTGCACGACTCGCCGTTCCAGCTGCTCGTTGCGACGATCCTCTCGGCGCAGTGCACCGACGCCGCGGTCAACCGGGCGACGCCGGCCCTTTTCGCCCGCTTCCCGGATCCAGCCGCGATGGCCGCCGCCGAGCCGACGGACGTCGAGCCCTTCGTGAAGACCTGTGGGTTCTTCCGCGCGAAGGCCCGGAACCTCGTGGCCGCCGCCCGCGTCGTCGAGAAGGAGTTCGGCGGCCGGGTTCCCGAAACGATGGACGGCCTGCTGAGGGTGCCCGGTGCCGCGCGGAAGACCGCCAACGTGGTGCTGGGCAACGCCTTCGGCAAGCCCGCCGGCGTCACCGTTGACACCCACGTCGGCCGCATCAGCGTCCGCCTCGGCCTCGTCGAAGCCGACCCGAAGAACGCGATCGCCATCGAGCGCGACCTCGCCGGGCTGCTGCCGAAGAAGGACTGGACGCACTTCTCCCACGTGCTGATCTGGCACGGCCGGGCGACCTGCCGGGCGCAGAAGCCGCGGTGCGGCGACTGCGTCGTGCGACGCTCCTGCCCGCGGATCGGCCTGGTGGCGTGA